The proteins below come from a single Holdemania massiliensis genomic window:
- a CDS encoding histidine phosphatase family protein, protein MKIIYTLQHPQSEHHLNGMVGSWTDWDLSELGVQQAQRIALNLKAELAGKPIRLLSSDLRRAWHTAEIIGEALGIKAEKEPLLRERYLGEAVGQSVAWLKANLLTPEITIDDRLFPSAQTRREQAEQLSSFWDHLLQQEDDILILVSHGDTLGVLQALWLGLEADALNSIQFAGQAGGVSCLWERDGKRIVRKFNDLSYLK, encoded by the coding sequence ATGAAAATCATTTATACGCTGCAGCATCCGCAGTCTGAGCATCATCTCAACGGCATGGTGGGTTCCTGGACAGATTGGGATTTAAGCGAGCTGGGAGTACAGCAAGCCCAGCGCATCGCTTTGAATCTGAAAGCAGAACTGGCCGGCAAACCTATCCGCCTTCTGTCTTCGGATCTGAGACGCGCCTGGCACACTGCTGAAATCATCGGCGAAGCTTTAGGAATCAAAGCTGAAAAAGAACCGCTGCTCAGGGAGCGGTATCTGGGCGAAGCCGTCGGTCAGTCTGTCGCCTGGCTGAAAGCGAATCTCTTAACACCGGAAATCACGATCGACGACCGGCTGTTTCCCTCAGCTCAAACGCGGCGCGAACAGGCCGAACAGTTAAGTTCTTTCTGGGACCATCTTCTGCAACAGGAGGACGATATCCTGATTCTGGTCTCTCACGGCGATACGCTGGGCGTGCTGCAGGCCTTATGGCTGGGATTGGAAGCGGATGCTCTGAATTCCATCCAGTTTGCCGGACAGGCCGGCGGCGTTTCCTGCTTATGGGAACGTGACGGCAAGCGGATCGTGCGCAAATTCAATGATCTGTCTTATTTGAAATAA
- a CDS encoding lactate utilization protein → MDKYRKRRAVAIAHEMVDLLAEKGYITYYAENVEEARDKVLELIPKGASVGVGGSETLKAMDMINILRNGDYHFFDRYQEGLPFSEVEEIYRQALLADVFLTSSNAITRQGQLVNIDSSGNRVAAISYGPRKVIVVAGVNKVVDTLDDAMKRLRQIAPLNAMRVHHKAPCVETGKCMDCQIQQSVCNSVGIINHGRKTPGRFTIIMIADEIGF, encoded by the coding sequence ATGGATAAGTATCGTAAGCGCAGAGCCGTGGCCATTGCCCATGAAATGGTCGACCTGCTGGCGGAAAAAGGGTATATTACCTATTACGCCGAAAATGTGGAGGAAGCCCGCGATAAAGTGCTGGAGCTGATTCCCAAGGGCGCCAGCGTCGGCGTCGGCGGTTCGGAAACGTTGAAAGCCATGGATATGATCAATATCCTGCGCAACGGCGATTATCATTTTTTCGACCGCTATCAGGAAGGTCTGCCGTTTTCCGAGGTCGAGGAAATTTATCGTCAGGCATTATTGGCGGATGTGTTCCTGACCAGTTCCAATGCGATTACCCGGCAGGGCCAGCTGGTTAATATTGATTCGTCTGGGAACCGGGTTGCGGCGATCAGCTACGGACCGCGCAAGGTGATCGTGGTCGCCGGCGTGAACAAAGTGGTAGATACGCTGGATGATGCGATGAAACGGCTGCGTCAGATCGCTCCGCTCAACGCGATGCGTGTGCATCACAAGGCACCGTGTGTTGAAACGGGAAAATGCATGGATTGTCAGATTCAGCAGTCTGTCTGCAACTCCGTCGGAATTATAAACCATGGCCGGAAAACACCGGGACGCTTCACAATCATCATGATCGCTGATGAAATTGGATTCTGA